A DNA window from Xanthomonas campestris pv. campestris str. ATCC 33913 contains the following coding sequences:
- the nuoH gene encoding NADH-quinone oxidoreductase subunit NuoH, producing the protein MNELLLNVVDPLHQWFLGLGDGGVLLWTVLKILLIAVPVIVTVAFYVVWERKLIGWMHVRHGPMYVGMGIFQAFADVFKLLFKEILQPSSSHKAMFIIAPLLTLAPAFAAWSVVPFDAKLVLSNANVGLLYLLAMTSLGVYGIILAGWASNSKYAFLGAMRSAAQVVSYEIAMGFALVGVMIASGSVNLSQIVFAQAGSSGFFDWFLIPLFPLFIVYWVSGVAETNRAPFDVVEGESEIVAGHMVEYSGGAFALFFLAEYANMILVSFLISIFFLGGWLSPIQGWVTADISPWVNWLWTGGWPWLLMKVFFFASAYIWFRASFPRYRYDQIMRLGWKVFIPLTIVWIAVTALMVFYGVIQKGV; encoded by the coding sequence ATGAACGAGTTGCTGTTGAACGTGGTCGACCCCCTGCACCAGTGGTTCCTCGGACTGGGCGATGGCGGCGTGTTGCTGTGGACCGTGCTGAAGATCCTGCTGATCGCCGTGCCGGTGATTGTGACGGTGGCCTTCTACGTGGTCTGGGAGCGCAAGCTGATCGGCTGGATGCATGTGCGCCACGGGCCAATGTACGTGGGCATGGGCATCTTCCAGGCCTTCGCCGACGTCTTCAAATTGCTGTTCAAGGAAATCCTGCAGCCCAGCAGCTCGCACAAGGCGATGTTCATCATCGCGCCATTGCTCACCCTGGCGCCGGCGTTTGCGGCCTGGTCGGTGGTGCCGTTCGATGCGAAGCTGGTGTTGTCCAATGCCAACGTGGGTCTGCTGTACCTGCTGGCGATGACCTCGCTGGGCGTCTACGGCATCATCCTGGCCGGCTGGGCGTCCAACTCCAAGTACGCGTTCCTGGGTGCGATGCGCTCAGCCGCGCAGGTGGTCAGCTACGAAATTGCGATGGGCTTTGCACTGGTCGGCGTGATGATCGCCTCGGGCAGCGTCAACCTCAGCCAGATCGTGTTTGCGCAGGCGGGTAGCTCCGGCTTCTTCGACTGGTTCCTGATTCCGCTGTTCCCGTTGTTCATCGTGTACTGGGTCTCCGGCGTCGCCGAGACCAACCGCGCGCCGTTCGACGTAGTGGAAGGTGAATCGGAAATCGTCGCCGGCCACATGGTGGAGTACTCGGGCGGCGCGTTTGCGCTGTTCTTCCTGGCCGAATACGCCAACATGATCCTGGTCAGCTTCCTGATCTCGATCTTCTTCCTCGGTGGCTGGCTGAGCCCGATCCAGGGCTGGGTCACGGCGGATATCTCGCCGTGGGTCAATTGGCTGTGGACCGGTGGCTGGCCGTGGCTGCTGATGAAGGTGTTCTTCTTTGCGAGTGCCTACATCTGGTTCCGCGCAAGCTTCCCGCGTTACCGCTATGACCAGATCATGCGTCTGGGCTGGAAGGTGTTCATTCCGCTCACGATCGTGTGGATCGCGGTGACGGCATTGATGGTGTTTTACGGCGTGATCCAGAAGGGCGTGTAA
- the nuoF gene encoding NADH-quinone oxidoreductase subunit NuoF — translation MAHHHAPSGPVGPAPLPHQVVYTTLHYDTPWSYESYLKTGGYAALRKILEEKIPPGDVIEMVKASNLRGRGGAGFPTGLKWSFMPKGTMQKYILCNSDESEPGTCKDRDILRYNPHSVVEGMAIACYATGSTVGYNYLRGEFHHEPFENFELALADAYANGWLGKNILGSGVDIDIYGALGAGAYICGEETALMESLEGKKGQPRYKPPFPANFGLYGKPTTINNTETYASVPAIIRNGPEWFLGLSKTKNGGPKIFSVSGCVQKGGNFEVPLGTTFDELLEMAGGLRPGRKLKGVVPGGVSMPVLKADQVAGLQMDYDTLRALGTGLGSGAIVVLDDSVCCVRFACRISQFFHKESCGQCTPCREGTGWMHRVLERIVAGKATMEDLHQLRTVAGQIEGHTICAFGEAAAWPIQGFLRQFWDEFEYYIVNGRSIVDTHVGVAA, via the coding sequence ATGGCACATCATCACGCACCCTCAGGCCCGGTCGGTCCGGCGCCGCTGCCGCATCAGGTCGTCTACACGACCCTGCACTACGACACCCCGTGGTCGTACGAAAGCTATCTGAAGACCGGTGGCTACGCCGCGCTGCGCAAGATCCTCGAAGAGAAGATCCCGCCGGGCGACGTCATCGAAATGGTGAAGGCTTCCAACCTGCGCGGCCGCGGTGGCGCGGGCTTCCCGACTGGTCTGAAGTGGTCCTTCATGCCCAAGGGCACCATGCAGAAGTACATCCTGTGCAATTCGGACGAATCCGAGCCGGGGACCTGCAAGGACCGCGACATCCTGCGTTACAACCCGCACTCGGTGGTGGAGGGCATGGCAATCGCCTGCTACGCCACTGGCTCGACCGTGGGCTACAACTATCTGCGTGGTGAGTTCCATCACGAGCCGTTCGAAAATTTCGAGCTGGCACTGGCCGATGCCTATGCCAACGGCTGGCTGGGCAAGAACATTCTCGGCAGCGGCGTGGATATCGATATCTATGGTGCGCTGGGCGCTGGCGCTTACATCTGCGGCGAAGAAACCGCGCTGATGGAATCGCTGGAAGGCAAGAAGGGCCAGCCGCGCTACAAGCCGCCGTTCCCGGCGAACTTCGGCCTGTACGGCAAGCCCACCACCATCAACAACACCGAGACCTACGCGTCGGTGCCAGCGATCATTCGCAATGGCCCGGAGTGGTTCCTGGGGTTGAGCAAGACCAAGAACGGCGGCCCGAAGATCTTCTCGGTGTCCGGCTGCGTGCAGAAGGGCGGCAATTTCGAAGTGCCGCTCGGCACCACCTTCGACGAACTGCTGGAAATGGCCGGTGGCCTGCGTCCGGGCCGCAAGCTCAAGGGCGTGGTGCCCGGCGGCGTGTCGATGCCGGTGCTGAAGGCCGACCAGGTCGCTGGCCTGCAGATGGATTACGACACCCTGCGCGCGCTTGGCACCGGTCTGGGTTCCGGCGCCATCGTGGTGCTGGATGACAGCGTGTGCTGCGTGCGGTTTGCCTGCCGCATCTCGCAGTTCTTCCACAAGGAATCCTGCGGCCAGTGCACCCCGTGCCGCGAAGGCACCGGCTGGATGCATCGCGTGCTGGAGCGCATCGTCGCCGGCAAGGCCACGATGGAAGACCTCCACCAGCTGCGCACCGTGGCCGGCCAGATCGAAGGTCACACCATCTGCGCGTTCGGCGAAGCGGCGGCATGGCCGATCCAGGGCTTCCTGCGCCAGTTCTGGGACGAATTCGAGTACTACATCGTCAACGGTCGTTCGATCGTCGACACGCATGTCGGAGTGGCCGCATGA
- a CDS encoding NADH-quinone oxidoreductase subunit J produces MMDWVTIAFYAFSAVAVVSAGAVISVRNPVYAVLCLILTFFSMACIWLLVGAEFLGVTLVLVYVGAVMVLFLFVVMMLDIDTSRLREGWVKYMPVGVIVAVAMLAQMVTLIGVKARLATPFPVDNAAAQATDTSNLTWLAKSLYTEFLLPFEFAAVILTVAVVAAVMLTLRKRTGIKMQNASEQSRVRSTDRLRMVKMAVEKPVQVAPTLDATDGQEAKS; encoded by the coding sequence ATGATGGACTGGGTCACTATTGCTTTCTACGCCTTCTCCGCCGTCGCGGTCGTCTCCGCCGGTGCGGTGATCAGCGTGCGCAACCCGGTGTATGCCGTGTTGTGCCTGATCCTCACCTTCTTCTCGATGGCCTGCATCTGGCTGCTGGTGGGCGCCGAGTTCCTGGGCGTAACCCTGGTGCTGGTCTACGTCGGCGCGGTGATGGTGCTGTTCCTGTTCGTGGTGATGATGCTGGACATCGACACTAGCCGGTTGCGCGAAGGCTGGGTCAAGTACATGCCGGTCGGCGTCATTGTGGCGGTTGCCATGCTGGCCCAGATGGTCACGCTGATCGGGGTCAAGGCACGCTTGGCCACCCCGTTCCCGGTCGATAACGCTGCCGCGCAAGCCACCGATACGTCCAACCTGACCTGGCTGGCAAAGAGCCTGTACACCGAGTTCTTGCTGCCGTTCGAGTTCGCTGCGGTGATCCTGACCGTTGCCGTGGTGGCGGCGGTGATGCTGACCTTGCGCAAGCGCACCGGCATCAAGATGCAGAATGCAAGCGAGCAGTCGCGGGTGCGGTCCACCGACCGTCTGCGCATGGTCAAAATGGCGGTTGAAAAGCCGGTACAGGTTGCGCCGACCCTGGATGCGACCGACGGACAGGAGGCGAAGTCTTGA
- the nuoE gene encoding NADH-quinone oxidoreductase subunit NuoE: MKATGNFEAARDVDPQVVLSDKTRAHIDHWLSKFPPDRKRSAVLQGLHAAQEQNQGWLTDELIVGVAKYLELPPVWAYEVASFYSMFETEKVGRHNVAFCTNISCWLNGAEDLLAHAEKKLGCKLGQSTADGRVYLKREEECLAACSAAPMMVINGHYHEHLTKEKVDALLDGLE, translated from the coding sequence ATGAAGGCGACGGGTAATTTCGAAGCGGCGCGCGACGTCGATCCGCAGGTAGTGCTGAGCGACAAGACGCGCGCGCACATCGATCATTGGCTGAGCAAGTTCCCGCCCGACCGCAAGCGTTCGGCCGTGTTGCAGGGTCTGCATGCCGCGCAGGAACAGAACCAGGGTTGGTTGACCGACGAGCTGATCGTGGGCGTGGCCAAGTATCTGGAGCTGCCGCCGGTGTGGGCCTACGAAGTGGCCAGCTTCTACTCGATGTTCGAAACCGAGAAGGTCGGCCGCCACAACGTGGCGTTCTGCACCAACATCAGCTGCTGGCTCAACGGCGCTGAAGATCTGCTGGCGCACGCCGAAAAGAAGCTGGGCTGCAAGTTGGGTCAGTCGACCGCCGATGGGCGCGTCTACCTCAAGCGCGAAGAAGAATGCCTGGCGGCCTGCTCTGCAGCGCCGATGATGGTCATCAACGGCCATTACCACGAGCACCTGACGAAAGAAAAGGTCGACGCGCTACTGGACGGGCTGGAGTAA
- a CDS encoding NADH-quinone oxidoreductase subunit D: protein MSEYRQATDAFASNPVESKQEIRNYTMNFGPQHPAAHGVLRLILEMDGETVVRADPHIGLLHRGTEKLAESKPFNQSVPYMDRLDYVSMMCNEHAYVRAIESLMGIEAPERAQYIRTMFDEITRIKNHLMWVGSNALDLGAMAVMLYAFREREELMDVYEAVSGARMHAAYYRPGGVYRDLPDRMPKYKESRWHKGGALTKLNAAREGSMLDFLENFTDTFPSRVDEYETLLTENRIWKQRTVDVGIISPDLARAWGMTGPMLRGSGIEWDLRKKQPYAKYDAVDFDVPVGTNGDCYDRYLVRVAEMRESNRIIKQCVKWLKANPGPVMVTNFKVAPPSREGMKDDMEALIHHFKLFSEGYCVPAGETYCAVEAPKGEFGCYLMSDGANKPFRVHLRAPGFAHLSSMDAVVRGYLLADVVAMIGTYDLVFGEVDR, encoded by the coding sequence GTGAGTGAGTACCGCCAGGCAACCGATGCCTTCGCGAGCAATCCTGTGGAAAGCAAGCAGGAAATCCGCAATTACACGATGAACTTCGGCCCGCAGCATCCTGCGGCGCACGGCGTATTGCGCCTGATCCTGGAAATGGACGGCGAAACCGTGGTGCGTGCCGACCCGCATATCGGCCTGCTGCACCGTGGCACCGAGAAGCTGGCCGAGTCCAAGCCGTTCAACCAGTCGGTTCCGTACATGGACCGCCTGGATTACGTGTCGATGATGTGCAACGAGCACGCCTACGTGCGCGCGATCGAATCCCTGATGGGGATCGAAGCGCCGGAGCGCGCGCAGTACATCCGCACGATGTTCGACGAGATCACCCGCATCAAGAACCACCTGATGTGGGTGGGTTCCAATGCGCTCGACCTCGGCGCGATGGCGGTGATGCTCTACGCCTTCCGCGAGCGCGAAGAATTGATGGACGTCTACGAGGCGGTCAGTGGCGCGCGCATGCACGCCGCCTATTACCGTCCGGGCGGCGTCTACCGCGATCTGCCTGACCGCATGCCCAAGTACAAGGAATCGCGTTGGCATAAGGGCGGGGCGCTGACCAAGCTCAACGCCGCGCGCGAAGGCTCGATGCTGGATTTCCTCGAGAACTTCACCGACACGTTCCCGTCCCGTGTGGACGAATACGAAACGTTGCTGACCGAGAATCGCATCTGGAAGCAGCGCACCGTGGACGTGGGCATCATCAGCCCGGATCTGGCGCGCGCCTGGGGCATGACCGGTCCGATGCTGCGTGGTTCGGGCATCGAATGGGATCTGCGCAAGAAGCAGCCGTACGCCAAGTACGACGCGGTGGACTTCGACGTGCCGGTCGGCACCAACGGCGACTGCTACGACCGTTACCTGGTGCGCGTGGCCGAGATGCGCGAGTCCAACCGCATCATCAAGCAGTGCGTGAAGTGGCTGAAGGCCAATCCAGGCCCGGTCATGGTCACCAATTTCAAGGTCGCTCCGCCAAGCCGCGAAGGCATGAAGGACGACATGGAAGCGCTGATCCATCACTTCAAGCTGTTCAGCGAAGGCTACTGCGTTCCCGCCGGCGAGACTTATTGCGCCGTTGAAGCGCCCAAGGGCGAGTTCGGCTGCTACCTGATGTCCGATGGCGCCAACAAGCCGTTCCGCGTGCATCTGCGCGCACCGGGCTTTGCGCATCTGTCCTCGATGGACGCGGTGGTGCGCGGGTATTTGCTGGCCGACGTCGTGGCGATGATCGGTACTTACGATTTGGTTTTCGGTGAGGTTGACCGATGA
- the secG gene encoding preprotein translocase subunit SecG, whose protein sequence is MLMLILNVVYVLVALAMIALILMQRGAGAAAGSGFGAGASGTVFGSQGASNFLSKSTKWLAVVFFSISLFMAWYATHGARPTDQNLGVMSQSATPAPAAAGELTQPLPQAPAAGAVPTAPSQPLPAAAEPATAPAATPVQSAPTQPAPAAREEKTPEPAQKD, encoded by the coding sequence ATGCTGATGTTGATCCTCAATGTGGTCTACGTGCTGGTCGCGCTGGCGATGATTGCGCTGATCCTGATGCAGCGTGGCGCCGGTGCGGCGGCGGGCTCGGGCTTCGGCGCGGGCGCGTCGGGCACGGTGTTTGGCTCGCAGGGTGCGTCGAACTTCCTGTCCAAGTCGACCAAGTGGCTGGCGGTGGTGTTCTTCAGCATCAGCCTGTTCATGGCCTGGTACGCCACCCATGGCGCCCGTCCCACCGACCAGAACCTGGGCGTGATGTCGCAGTCGGCCACGCCGGCTCCGGCCGCCGCGGGTGAGTTGACCCAGCCGTTGCCGCAGGCGCCTGCCGCTGGCGCAGTGCCCACCGCTCCCTCGCAGCCGTTGCCTGCTGCGGCCGAGCCGGCCACTGCACCTGCCGCAACACCTGTGCAGTCCGCACCGACGCAGCCGGCGCCTGCCGCACGCGAAGAAAAGACGCCGGAACCAGCACAAAAAGACTGA
- the nuoG gene encoding NADH-quinone oxidoreductase subunit NuoG, which yields MSAQPVNPNVPPDHVTVEIDGQSLVVPKGSMIIQAADKAGIPIPRFCYHEKLPIAANCRMCLVDVEKSPKPSPACATPVMDGMKVTTRSEKALKYQRSVMEFLLINHPLDCPICDQGGECELQDVSLGYGRSVSRFNERKRVVPDEDIGPLVATEMTRCIQCTRCVRFTADIAGTYELGGMYRGENLQIGTYDGKPLTTEISGNVIDVCPVGALTNKVFQFRARPWELMARESLGYHDAMGSNLFLHVRRGEVLRTVPRENEAVNECWLSDRDRYSHQGLYAEDRAVKPLKKVNGEWTEVSWAEGLAAATQILRDNAGDQLGVLVHPATSNEEGALLARLAEGLGSGNLDHRLLNRDFSDAAVAEAFATPLAEIEQADVVVLFGTNVRHELPLLHARLRKASIQNRTQIHSVNPVDFDFAFTQASRTVVSPTQLAGALDDATLRDAVKGASRAVIVVGALAENHPQAATLRAAARAFAAATGASLCRIPQGANAVGLVSQGVLPTARTVAGMFAEPRQAYVVYGIEPGLDFADAAAARSALAGAKVVAFSQFACASTRDVADVILPIGALPEIDASLTNLDGRVQTARAAGRLPVEAREGWRVLRALGGELGLAGFEFIDLVGLRAGMQQRSVTAATSAQPATASEGLEVAATAAIYRTDAVVRRAAALQSHPLNIAPCVAMHPEQAAQLQVAAGQVVKVGTDAGRATLPVVLDKRVAPGTVWIESGHGATAPLGAGRVTVVAA from the coding sequence ATGAGCGCCCAACCAGTGAACCCGAACGTGCCACCGGACCATGTCACCGTCGAGATCGACGGGCAGTCGCTGGTGGTGCCGAAGGGCTCGATGATCATCCAGGCCGCCGACAAGGCCGGCATCCCGATCCCGCGCTTCTGTTACCACGAGAAGCTGCCGATTGCGGCCAACTGCCGCATGTGCCTGGTCGATGTTGAAAAGTCGCCCAAGCCGTCGCCTGCCTGCGCCACGCCGGTGATGGACGGCATGAAGGTCACCACGCGCAGCGAAAAAGCGCTGAAGTACCAGCGCAGCGTGATGGAATTCCTGCTGATCAACCACCCGCTGGACTGCCCGATCTGCGATCAGGGCGGCGAGTGCGAATTGCAGGACGTCTCGCTTGGCTACGGCCGTTCGGTGAGCCGCTTCAATGAGCGCAAGCGCGTGGTGCCGGACGAAGACATCGGCCCGCTGGTGGCGACCGAGATGACCCGCTGCATCCAGTGCACGCGCTGCGTGCGCTTCACCGCCGATATCGCCGGAACCTACGAGCTGGGCGGTATGTATCGCGGTGAGAACCTGCAGATCGGCACCTACGACGGCAAGCCGCTGACCACTGAAATTTCCGGCAACGTCATCGACGTTTGCCCGGTGGGCGCGCTGACCAACAAGGTGTTCCAGTTCCGTGCGCGTCCGTGGGAACTGATGGCACGTGAATCGCTCGGTTATCACGATGCGATGGGCTCCAACCTGTTCCTGCACGTGCGTCGCGGCGAAGTGCTGCGCACCGTGCCGCGCGAGAACGAAGCCGTCAACGAGTGCTGGCTGTCCGATCGCGACCGTTATTCGCATCAGGGCCTGTACGCCGAAGACCGTGCGGTGAAGCCGCTCAAGAAGGTCAACGGTGAATGGACCGAAGTGAGCTGGGCCGAAGGCCTGGCCGCTGCGACGCAGATCCTGCGCGATAACGCCGGTGATCAGCTCGGCGTGCTGGTGCACCCGGCCACCTCGAACGAAGAAGGCGCCTTGCTGGCGCGTCTGGCCGAGGGCCTGGGCAGCGGCAACCTGGATCACCGCCTGCTCAACCGCGATTTCTCCGACGCCGCTGTTGCCGAAGCCTTTGCCACGCCGCTGGCCGAGATCGAACAGGCCGATGTCGTGGTGCTGTTCGGCACCAACGTGCGCCATGAGCTGCCGCTGCTGCATGCCCGCCTGCGCAAGGCGAGCATCCAGAACCGCACCCAGATCCATTCGGTCAACCCGGTCGATTTCGATTTCGCCTTCACCCAGGCCAGCCGGACGGTGGTCTCGCCGACTCAGCTGGCTGGCGCGCTGGACGACGCCACGCTGCGTGATGCGGTCAAGGGCGCAAGCCGCGCCGTGATCGTGGTCGGCGCATTGGCAGAAAATCATCCGCAGGCGGCGACGCTGCGTGCAGCGGCACGTGCCTTTGCAGCGGCAACCGGTGCGTCGCTGTGCCGGATCCCGCAGGGCGCCAACGCGGTCGGCCTGGTCTCGCAGGGCGTGTTGCCGACTGCGCGGACAGTCGCCGGCATGTTTGCCGAGCCGCGTCAGGCGTATGTGGTGTACGGCATCGAACCCGGTCTGGATTTTGCCGATGCGGCCGCTGCGCGCAGCGCGCTGGCCGGCGCGAAAGTCGTGGCTTTCAGCCAGTTCGCCTGTGCATCCACACGCGACGTGGCCGATGTGATTTTGCCGATCGGCGCACTGCCGGAAATCGATGCGTCGCTGACCAATCTCGATGGCCGCGTGCAGACCGCACGTGCTGCGGGTCGGTTGCCGGTCGAGGCGCGTGAGGGCTGGCGCGTGCTGCGCGCACTGGGTGGTGAGCTGGGTCTGGCTGGGTTCGAGTTCATCGACCTGGTCGGTCTGCGCGCCGGCATGCAGCAGCGCAGCGTGACTGCAGCGACGTCGGCGCAGCCGGCTACTGCGAGCGAAGGTCTGGAAGTTGCAGCAACCGCTGCGATCTACCGCACCGATGCGGTGGTACGCCGCGCCGCCGCACTGCAGTCGCACCCGCTCAACATCGCCCCGTGTGTGGCGATGCACCCGGAGCAGGCCGCGCAGCTGCAGGTCGCTGCCGGGCAAGTCGTCAAGGTTGGCACCGACGCGGGCAGGGCGACCTTGCCGGTGGTGCTGGACAAGCGCGTCGCACCGGGCACGGTGTGGATCGAATCCGGCCATGGCGCAACCGCGCCGTTGGGTGCCGGTCGGGTAACGGTGGTGGCTGCATGA
- a CDS encoding NADH-quinone oxidoreductase subunit A, translating to MLAEYLPSLLFLVVATGIGIVLMLIGRFLAPRSPDARKLSPYECGFEAFEDARMKFDVRYYLIAIQFIVFDLEIIFIVPWTQVFMEIGARSLVTMGLFVGMLFLGFIYVWKKGALEWE from the coding sequence GTGCTGGCCGAATATTTGCCGAGTCTGCTGTTTCTGGTTGTCGCCACTGGCATCGGCATCGTGCTGATGTTGATTGGTCGGTTCCTCGCTCCGCGCAGCCCGGACGCGCGCAAGCTTTCGCCATACGAGTGTGGCTTCGAGGCATTCGAAGACGCGCGCATGAAGTTCGATGTGCGCTACTACCTCATCGCGATCCAGTTCATCGTGTTCGATCTGGAAATCATCTTCATCGTGCCGTGGACACAGGTGTTCATGGAGATCGGCGCACGCTCGCTGGTCACCATGGGCCTGTTCGTCGGCATGTTGTTCCTCGGTTTTATCTACGTGTGGAAGAAGGGAGCGCTGGAATGGGAGTGA
- the nuoI gene encoding NADH-quinone oxidoreductase subunit NuoI, with product MNKITHYFKSLLLLELLGGLWLTLKYTFKPKYTVLYPMEKFPQSPRFRGLHALRRYPNGEERCIACKLCEAVCPALAITIDSAKREDGTRRTTRYDIDLFKCIFCGFCEESCPVDSIVETHILEYHFEKRGENIVNKPQLLAIGDRLEAEIAERRAADAAFR from the coding sequence ATGAACAAGATCACCCATTACTTCAAGAGCCTGCTGCTGCTCGAACTGCTCGGAGGGCTGTGGCTGACGTTGAAATACACGTTCAAGCCCAAGTACACCGTGCTGTATCCGATGGAGAAGTTCCCGCAGTCGCCGCGCTTCCGTGGGTTGCACGCGCTGCGTCGCTACCCCAATGGCGAAGAGCGCTGCATTGCCTGCAAGCTGTGCGAAGCGGTTTGCCCGGCACTGGCGATCACCATCGACTCGGCCAAGCGCGAGGACGGCACCCGTCGCACCACGCGCTACGACATCGACCTGTTCAAGTGCATCTTCTGCGGCTTCTGCGAAGAAAGCTGCCCGGTGGACTCGATCGTCGAAACGCACATCCTCGAGTACCACTTCGAGAAGCGTGGCGAGAATATTGTCAACAAGCCGCAGCTGCTGGCGATCGGAGACCGGCTTGAAGCCGAGATCGCCGAGCGTCGCGCTGCCGATGCCGCCTTCCGTTGA
- a CDS encoding NuoB/complex I 20 kDa subunit family protein, which yields MGVIQTLDRLMTNPMPEGRVEDILRPEGENPLLEKGYVTTSVDALLNWARTGSMWPMTFGLACCAVEMMHAGAARLDLDRYGVVFRPSPRQSDVMIVAGTLVNKMAPALRKVYDQMPDPKWVISMGSCANGGGYYHYSYSVVRGCDRIVPVDIYVPGCPPTAEALVYGILQLQKKIWRTQTIAR from the coding sequence ATGGGAGTGATTCAGACCCTGGATCGTCTGATGACCAACCCGATGCCGGAAGGCCGGGTCGAAGACATCCTGCGCCCGGAAGGCGAAAACCCGTTGCTCGAAAAGGGCTACGTGACCACCAGCGTCGATGCGCTGTTGAACTGGGCGCGTACAGGTTCGATGTGGCCGATGACCTTTGGTCTGGCCTGCTGTGCAGTCGAGATGATGCACGCCGGTGCAGCGCGCCTGGACCTGGACCGCTACGGCGTGGTGTTCCGCCCGTCGCCGCGCCAGTCCGACGTGATGATCGTCGCCGGCACTCTGGTCAACAAGATGGCGCCGGCATTGCGCAAGGTCTACGACCAGATGCCCGACCCGAAGTGGGTCATCTCGATGGGCAGCTGCGCCAACGGCGGCGGCTACTATCACTATTCGTATTCGGTGGTGCGCGGTTGCGATCGCATCGTGCCGGTGGACATCTATGTCCCGGGCTGCCCGCCGACCGCCGAGGCGCTGGTCTACGGCATCTTGCAGCTGCAGAAGAAAATCTGGCGCACCCAGACGATCGCACGCTGA
- the nuoK gene encoding NADH-quinone oxidoreductase subunit NuoK, with protein MITLGHLLGLGAVLFCISLAGIFLNRKNVIVLLMSIELMLLSVNVNFIAFSRELGDTAGQLFVFFILTVAAAEAAIGLAILVTLFRTRRTINVAEVDTLKG; from the coding sequence TTGATTACCTTGGGCCACCTGCTGGGCTTGGGCGCGGTGCTGTTCTGCATCTCGCTGGCCGGCATCTTCCTCAATCGCAAGAACGTCATCGTGCTGTTGATGTCGATCGAGCTGATGCTGTTGTCGGTCAACGTCAACTTCATCGCTTTCTCGCGCGAGCTCGGCGATACCGCAGGTCAGTTGTTCGTGTTCTTCATCCTGACCGTTGCCGCCGCGGAGGCCGCCATCGGCCTTGCGATCCTGGTGACACTGTTCCGTACGCGCCGCACGATCAATGTGGCCGAAGTCGATACGTTGAAGGGCTGA
- a CDS encoding NADH-quinone oxidoreductase subunit C → MAEQASSFTDRLAARFAGAQISVVQPRGEVTLEVAAAQWHATCLALRDELGFEQLSDLCGVDYLGYGSDEWDTADVSSQGFSRGVEGKALGRFAWGEFPSQESSNGAQPQQLPTQRFAVVAQLISYQHNQRLRVRCYAPDEQVPVVASLTDIWPGVNWFEREAFDLFGIVFDGHPDLRRILTDYGFVGHPFRKDFPLIGNVEVRYDDERKRVVYEPVTSVEPRVGVPRVIRDDARYETAAGEVGKSETAK, encoded by the coding sequence ATGGCAGAGCAAGCATCTTCCTTCACTGACCGACTAGCGGCGCGTTTCGCCGGTGCGCAGATCTCCGTGGTCCAGCCGCGCGGCGAAGTGACGCTGGAAGTCGCTGCGGCACAGTGGCACGCCACCTGTCTTGCCTTGCGCGACGAGCTCGGTTTCGAGCAGCTCAGCGACCTGTGCGGCGTCGATTACCTGGGCTACGGCAGCGACGAGTGGGACACCGCCGACGTGTCGTCCCAGGGTTTCAGCCGTGGTGTCGAGGGCAAGGCGCTGGGTCGCTTTGCCTGGGGTGAATTCCCCAGCCAAGAAAGTTCCAACGGTGCCCAACCGCAGCAGCTGCCGACGCAGCGCTTCGCGGTGGTGGCCCAGCTGATTTCCTACCAGCACAACCAGCGTTTGCGCGTGCGGTGCTATGCACCCGACGAGCAGGTGCCGGTGGTGGCGTCGTTGACCGACATCTGGCCGGGTGTGAACTGGTTCGAGCGCGAGGCGTTCGACCTGTTCGGCATCGTGTTCGATGGCCATCCGGACCTGCGCCGCATCCTGACCGACTACGGATTTGTCGGCCATCCGTTCCGCAAGGACTTCCCGCTGATCGGCAACGTCGAAGTGCGTTACGACGACGAGCGCAAGCGCGTGGTGTACGAGCCGGTGACCTCGGTGGAGCCGCGTGTCGGCGTGCCGCGCGTGATCCGCGACGACGCGCGTTATGAGACTGCCGCTGGTGAAGTGGGCAAGTCGGAGACTGCCAAGTGA